The following DNA comes from Spirulina major PCC 6313.
CTCAAAAATCGCCTCAAACACCAGCGCAATCACGCCGAAATCACCATTAAAAAAGACTATGATGTCTTGCCCTTGGTTGAATGTTATCCGAGTCACCTCAATCAGGTGTTTTTGAGTTTGTTAGAAAATGCGATTGACACCTTAGAAACGAAGGCTAAAACCTCGGATTTTTTTGAGCCTTGCATTACCATTCAAACCCGCTGCACGGGCGATCGCTGCTTGATTTCTATTCGCGATAATGGTACGGGGATGTCTGCGGCGGTGATGCAGAAGATTTTTGATCCGTTTTTCACCACGAAGGTGGTGGGGCAGGGCACGGGTTTAGGGCTAGCGGTCAGCTACAGCATTATCCACGATCAACATCACGGTATCTTAAGTTGCCAGTCGGATCTAGGTCAGGGGAGTGAGTTTCAAATCTCGATTCCGCTGCGGTTGCAACGGGAGCGGTAGGGCTTCGGGATGACGTAATGGCGGGGCGTTGGGGTGATTATCACCGAGGGTCTCGCGCTTGGGTACGGATTAAACCTTCCTAAAGAGGAGCGATCGCCCTCGGCAGAATCTGGTAAGCTTATTGAGAGACTTTCCTATTTAAGGCTACCTGGATTGATGAAGACAACAGGTAAGGGTCATTGAACCAGGGTCAAGATCCATTGACCTATTTTCCTACTGTAAGGACGAAATCACTATGCTTTCACAAAACCTGATTGATCATCTCAATCACCAAATCAATCTTGAAATTTATTCGTCCCATCTTTATCTCCAGATGAGTTCATGGTGTGTACAAAAAAGTTTAGATGGGTGTGCATTGTTTCTTAATCAACATGCCAATGAAGAAATGATGCATATGCGTCGTTTGTTGGGCTATTTGCATGAAACAGGGGCTTATGCTGTGGTGGGCGGTGTGGAAGCTCCCCCCACCACCTTCTCATCTTTGACGGAGGTGTTTGAAAAAATCTATGCCCATGAACAGTTAATTACGAAAAAAATTAGCCATCTGGTGCATATTGCAAATACCGAACCGGACTATGCTACGCTGCAATTTTTACAGTGGTATGTGGCGGAACAACATCAAGAGGAGTTTCTGTTTAAAAGTGTTTTAGATAAGATTAAACTGATTGGCACGGAGGGTCAGGGACTCTTTTTTATTGACGAAGAAATTCGCAAGTTAGCCACTAATAAAGCTGCGAAGGAAACGACAATGGCCGCTGAAGAGGCTCAATAAGAGCTTGTTTAAGAAGTGTCTTTAAGAGAAAGGCAAGGGGCTTAAGCCCCTTGTTTCCATTGAGTGAAGCTCATGGTTTGGATCTGAGTTCAACTTTTCAAACAGCCTCTAAAACGTCCAATAAAATCAACTAGGTTGACGTACTCCCCCGCATAAATGACGGGGGATTCTGGGTTCAGACAGCAATTGCAGGCGTAGCCCGTCTTATCTTGCCTCGCCCAATGGACAACGCCCTGCCCATAAGGTGCTCACCCCGGAATTTTACTTCGCGCTAGCGAACGCTTTTATTGTATCACCACCGAATCAATTCGGTTATTCGCTTATATCCCCCGAATAAAATTCAGGGGGCTTTACGCATCACGCTCGTAACAATAACGGGACTGGCCGGATTTGAACCGGCGACCTAGCGCTTAGGAGGCGCTTGCTCTATCCAACTGAGCCACAGCCCCACGCTTTTGATCCAACGCACACCAATGCACCGATGAATTGATGGGGCGATGAAAAGCATTGTCATTTTATCCCACGGGTTGATCAATCGCCTAGTGTCTTGTCTAGCTTAGATAGGTTGACTTACTCCCCCGTTTAGAAAACGGGGGATTCTGGGATCAAACAGCAATAGCAGGCAACGCCTGTCTGACATCACCTAACCCAATGGCTGAAGCCCCAGCCACTTTAATATTCATCGCCGCATTCTCATCCCGGTCATTCTCTGTCGAGCAACTGGGACACCGCCAATGGCGAGTCTCTAAATCCAGATGCTCCAAAATATGACCACAACTTGAACAGGTCTTGCTCGAAGGGAACCAGCGGTCAACATAGACCACCCGCTTCCCCTTCTTCGTCGCCACCCACTCCAGGATTTGCAGAAACTCTCGAAACGCCAAATCACTCACCTTACGCCCCCAAAGCCGCTGCATCGCCTTGAGGTTCAAGGTTTCAAAACACAGCACATCAAACTGATTCGTCAGTTGGTGGGCTAACTTCCAAAACCAGTCCCGCCGTCGATGGGCAATATCTTCATGCTTTCGGGCTAAGTTCAATCGGGCACGTTCTCGATTCGCTGAACCCTTTTGCTTACGGGACAACTCTCGACTCGCTTTGCGAACCGAGTTAAGTGACTGCTTGAAGAACAAGGGGGCATCAATCTTGAATCCCTCAGAACAGGTCAAGAAGGTCTTAAGTCCAAAATCAAAACCAGCAATGTTACCTGTCTCGGTTTTGACTTCAGGCTCTGACAGGGTATCTACCGTGACAATCATGAACAGTTCTCCCAAGGGAGTTCGTTTAATCGTCACGGTCTTGACCTTGCCCTCAATGGGGCGAGAGTTCCAATATTGATAGACTTTGTTCCCAATCCTCACCCGGTTGCCACCGAGGAATTTGTACCCGGCTTGCTTGAGGGTGAAGGATTTGTACTTTCGGGTCTTCTTAAAGTTTGGCAGGCGAACGCCTTTTTTGTTGTGTTTGAAGAACAGTTGATAGGCTTTCTCAATTCGTTGGCAGATATCCTGTACGGCTTGAGAACCCACCTGCAACCACCAGGGGTTCCGTTTCCGAAGCTTGGCGATGTGTTTTTGCAGTCGGGCGCAGTTCAAGTGCTTGCCCCACATTCGGTAGTACCGTTTGTGGAGGGCAACACAATGGTTGTAGATACGCCCTGCGGCATTGATTGTCCGCTTGAGGTATCGATTTCGCTTGTGTTGGTAGAGCTTGAACTTGAGCGTTTTCATGGTTGCTATGATACCTCGGTATCACGGCTGAATAAATTCAGCCCTTCGCTTATATCCCCCGTTTGGAAAACGGGGGGCTTTACGCTTTACATTCGTAAGGCTGGAGCGGATGGGGGAGCGGAGTCGAATCCCGGAGCACCAGACTTCGACTTCGCTCAGTCTTCAAGGTACTTGCCATCTAAGGCTAGGCACTCCGCTAGGGGCGATCGCATCAAGGACTGAGCGATGGTAACCTCGTCTCACCCCTGCGATCGCCCTAACCCTGATCAACTTGGATCTTGATCCGACTTTTGAAGCAGGGTCTGGAGGTCAAGGATTCAATCAACCTTCAACCCCAATCGTGAGTAATTCCCGAAAGAGAACCGCCACCGACCCCGCCATAATCATGGCATAGTCTTCGTTCATGGTTAACAGGTCGGTGGTCGTGTCGAAATCCAACAGCAGATCGCCTAAGGCCATGAGCGCCGTTTCATTCAACGATTCCACCAGCGCCGGCACATCTAGATCCGCTGCACGGCAGAGGGTTTTAATCTGCGCTTCATCTTGATCCAAAATTGCCACCAAGGCCCGTTTTTCGAGGGAGGTGAGGGCATGGACAAACTCATACCATTCACTGGCAAGGGCATAGACTCGGCCCGGTAGTTCCGGTTGTTGTAGCTCGGCGAGTTGGGTTTCGAGGGCGGTGAGTTGGTTTTGGGTGGTGGTGAGGGTGTCGAGGGTGTCTTGGAGTTGGTTTTGGGCGGTGGTGTAGTCCTGTTGGGCGATCGCTAACTGGGCCTGTTGCTGTTGTACCTGGCCGCTTAGGTCCTGATGCTGGTGTTGGAGGGTGGTGAGTTGGGGGATGAGGGTGTCGTGCTCGGCCTGGAGGGTGCGCAGGCGTGCTTGGAGGGTCTCCTGTTCTTGGTGGAGGGTGAGGAGTTCCGCCTGTTGAGTCTGGAGGTGTTGACGGGTGTCGCTGAGTTCGTCGCGGCGGGCTTTGAGTGACCCTAGGGTTTGGTGGAGTTGACTGGTTTGGCTCTGGAGGGTGGCTTTTTCGGCGGTTAACTGCGTCACCGCCTGCTGAACGGCTTCGAGGGCTTCTTGTTGGTCGAGGATGTCGGTTTGGGCGGCTTCGATCGCCTCGTTGAGACGGTGGAGATATTGTTCAAGCTGTTGGGCTTGGTTTTGTTGTTGGGCTTGGGTGGCGGTGGCGGTGGCGATGTCGAGGGATTGGGGATAGGGGTTGGGGGTTTGAGCCTGTTGGTATTGGTGGAGTTCGTGAATGAGTTCGTTGCGGTACTGGTGGAGTTCGGTGATGCGACTCAAGAGGCGATCGCGATCCAATTCCAGCCGCTGTAACGTGCCATTCACCTCTTGCTGAGTTTGGAGGGTGGCCTGGATTGTCTGCTGCAAATTGTGGTGCTGGGCTTGGAGGGTATGGATTTGGTGGCGGAGACTATTGCGCTGGTGGCGATCGTCCTGGAGGTGGCGAAATTCAGACCAGAGGCTCACAAAATACCCCACCGGAACCATAATCACAGCGGTGATCAAGGCGGGTGCTAATTGTTGATGCAAGAGTAAACCCAAAAGAAACCCCACGCCAAACGTGAGGAATCCAAACAGGAAGTTATATATAGGTACTTTTGGTGTTTTGTGCGATCGCATTAACCCGTTATCACCCTCATCAAAGCTTCCTTCTCTTGACTGCCAGTGAGAATTCAACCCCCATCCTACCGTTTCTCCCCGATTCTCAAGCGTTGAGGGCGACCATTTCTCACAATTTCGCCCCTCAACGACAACAAGGGGCTTTAAGCCCCTTGCCTCTGCACAGGGCTACTGAGGATCTAGATCAAAAATGACACTTTTCATGCTGCTTCTGAACCTCTTGCGCGATCGCACCTCACGATCGCAGCCAGCTATGGAGCAGCCACCCCAAAATAAACCCCAGACCCCCAAACCGTACCGTTTGCCAAAAGGGTTCTTTAAAACTCTGCCATTGGATCAGGCGGCTTTCGAGGTTGAGGGCGATGGTTTCGATCTGGGCTTCGATGTGGGCGAGTTCGGTTTTCCAGGCGGGGGGTTTTTCGGTTTTGATCCGTTGGCGATCGCTTTGCAGTTCGGTGAGGGTGTTTTGGTCTTGGAGCACTTGGGCGAACCGCTCTTTTAGCTCCCGCAGCGCAGCATCAGCGGCGGCTATGGCTTGTTCAAATTCCTCTTGACCCTCCATCATTCCCCCTTGAGGTTTCGCTGGTCTTTTATACTGCGAAAGGTAGATTTACTCTGTCGCGCCCAATAATTTTATGATCCCATCGTCTTCTCTGAACACGACCCACCACAGTCCGGCACAAACGCCGCTGGAATTGGCCCAAGCCTTAGCGGCTCAATTGGCGATCGCCCCCAACGACTGGCATCGACTCAAGGGCAACCGCCGCGCCCAAGCCCAGCAACATCTCGCCGCTGGTTTGGTCTTGCTACTCAACGATCAACCGGACGACGCTCTCCAACACCTTCAGCAAGCGGTGGGCTGGCTCGATCGCTCCATCAAAGCCCCCCCCTGCCCCAGCCACGGCAACCATTAACCTAGCCTCCGCGCCGGGGATTCAAATCCCCGGCTCATCGCGCAAGTAGGCTAAAGCCCACTCATTACCGAACCCGTTTGAACGGGTTTTCGCTCTGAGCCAAGCACTTCAGTTCTAGGCGGTGGTGGGTTTCTGAGCGATTTGAGGTTTTATCAGGTTGCGTAGTGGAGCCGGATCGCTTGGGCTAATCCTTCTAGGGTGTAGTCCTGGGCTTCGATATCGACGCGGCCGAAAAGGCGATCGCAGGCCTGGGACGTTTGCGGGCCAATGGAAGCCAGCTTCACCCGCTGCATTAACACCTCCCAACCGGGCACGCTTTGGAGCAGGGTGTGAACATTCTGCACCGTCTTAGAACTGGCGAAGGTGATCATGTCCACCTCGCCCGCTGTTAAACGATGGCGAGCCGCCAGGGGAAGCGTTGCCGGACAGCCGGACTCATAGGCAGGGGCTTCGATTACCGTTGCGCCTTGGGCTTGAAATTCTTTGACCAACAGATCACGCCCCCCGGTTTCGACGCGGGGAAACAGCAGCGTTTTGCCGGCCAGCCGGTCAGGAAAATGCGCCACCATCGCGTCCGCCACATAGTCCGGGGGGATGAAGTCGGCGGTGAGGTGGTAGGTTTGCAGCACCTTAGCGGTTTTGCGGCCCACAACAGCAATTTTGCAGTGACCGAGGGCGCGGCTGTCTAGGTGATGGTGAGCGAGGCGGTCAAAAAAGGCGTTGACCGCATTGGCAGAGGTGAGCAGCAGCCAATCCACACCGGCCAGGGTGGCGATCGCACGATCCAACACCGCCCAACTCGATGGCGGTCGAATCTCCAAGGCCGGCAGGTCGATCACCTGCGCCCCCTGTGCTGCGAGCAAGTCCCGAAATACACTGGCCTGCTCCGCTGCCCGCGTCACCACAATACGCTGCCCCGCCAAGGGTTGCACCGAATTTTGCTGCATGGTCACCACCTCACCAATCACAATCACGCAGGGTGATAGGCGTTGCCCCGCTGTCTGCTCTAGGATATCAGCACAGGTTCCGCGCCACACCTGTTGTTGGGGTTGCCCCCCGTGGCGAATGATCGCGATCGCAGTTTGGGGCGATTTCCCCGCCGCCGTCAACCGCTCCACAATCCCCGCTAAATTGCGCCCCCCCATCAACAACACCACGGTTTCCAACTGGGCCAACGCCCCCCAGGCCAACCCGTCGAGATCGTGGGCCGTCATCACCGCAAACCCCGGACTCAGCCCCTTATCCGTGAGCAAAATCCCCGCTAATAACGGAGCCGCTAACGCCGAGGAAACTCCCGGCACTAGTTGCCAAGGACAGGCGGCCACCGTCAGGGCCTCAATTTCAGGGTGCGATCGCCCAAACACCCCCGGATCACCACTTTTGAGCCGCACCACCTGCTTCCCCTGCTGACAATAGGCAATCAACATCTGGTTAATCTGGGCTTGGGGTGTGCTGGCTTCTCCCCCCCGCTTGCCCACCTCCAGACAGAGGCAATCCGGGCGCGTTTCCATCAAAATGCTGGGGTCAATCAAGACATCATGAATGACAATATCCGCCCGGCGCAACAGGGCTAAAGCCTGCTGGGTAAGGGTGGCACGGCTCACGCCTGCTCCCACTAAAGACACCTGACCGGGCAAGATTGGCATAGTCATCATTCAACGATTGAACATCACCAGTGTAGGGCGCGATGCATTTTTTTTTGAGGGCGATCGCAATTTTCAGAAAATACTGTGTTACGATAGTTAATCGCTGAGGACGCATAGCTCAGTTGGTTAGAGTACGTCGTTGACATCGACGGGGTCACTGGTTCGAACCCAGTTGCGTCCATTTTTAAAATCCCAAAATGCCCAACATTGCAGGCCATTGGATTACGAGTCTGGGGCGTTTTTCGCAGCTTTGGCAGCTTGGACGGCTTGGTAGAAGCCCAGCACTACGAGAATATTCGACAGGGTTAAAAAAGACTCTGCGCCGCCGTGGAGCCAGTCCACATTCGCTAGGGTTTCGCCGTAGGCCACTTTGGCGTAGATACCAGCGGGGATGGTGACGGCGACGAAGACGAGTAACAGATAAAACCCAATCATGGTGAGGCGGGGGAAACGGTGCGATCGCGCCATGAACCACAAAAACCCCAGGTAGGGCAACAACGACATCGCGAACAAATTATCTTTAGACATGAGCGTGAAGAAACGACAGGATCAGCGAACATCGAACCCGACAGCGGCATGCATCCGCTTCATTCATTGCCCTTGAGGGGGCGGCGGCGATAGATCCACCAGGCGGCGGCGCAGAGGGTGCAGTTCCCGATCACCGTCGTGGCGGCTTGGAGGGTGACGAGCCAATCCAATTCCGGGGGATTGTCGAAATAATGCCAGGTACAGGCACACATGGCGCTGACGAGGGCCGGGAGCATTCCGGCGGAGAGGGCCCACCAACTGCGATCGCCCGTAATTTCCCCCAACCGCCACACGAACCAGATCGCGGTGATCCACTCAATCACACTCGAAACATGAATAATCCAGGTTGGAATCGAAAGGGCGTGCATAGCAAGTTTGACTCCATGAAAGCAACAGGGCCATCATCCCATAGGAATCGAGGCTGTGGCCCTATCCTTTCGTCACCCAAAACGCCCAAGTGGGTTCGGCAATGCCCTTCAGTTGAAGTTGTTGGAATTTTTCCACTTCTTGATCATTGAGAAACGCCGCCACTTCCGACGAGACCAGGATGCTGTTGGGTTGGGCGGATTCTTGGAGACGGGCGGCAATATTCACCGGCGGGCCGATGGCGGTGTAGTCGGAATGATGTTCACTGCCGAACATCCCCACAACGGACTGCCCTTGGTGGATGCCACACCGGAAGCGGACAGGTGGCGGATCGTTATCATTGACGATGCCTTGCGATCGCCAGCGTTGATTTAAGTCATCCAAGACCCGATACATGCCCCGCGCCGTCGCCACCGCCCGCCGCGCCTGTTCTTCCGGGGTCAAGGACTCTGGCGCACCGAACAGGGCCAAAATTGCATCCCCCATAAATTTATCCACCACCCCGCCATTCTCAAACACCACCTGGGTCATCGCTTCGAGGTATTCATTCAACAGCCGCGCAATCCCCCGCGACTCCAAACGGCTCGACAATTGCGTAAACCCAACAATATCGCTAAACAAAATCGTCACGAGGCGGGGTTCTGGGTCAAGATCCAGCTTCATATCGCCTTGGGCCGCGCGGCGCACCATTTCCGGCGGGAGGAAACGTTTGAGCACGGCTTCGGTGAGGTAGTCGTTGAGTTCCTTCATCCGCTCTTCGTTGGACTTCAACGCCAACATATTCCGCACACTAGCGAGGAGTTCGCGATCGTTAAAGGGTTTGGATAGATAGGCATCAGCCCCCTGTTCAGTTCCCTCGATCCGGCTCATCTCGTCGGCCTTGGCGGTCAGCAAAATAATCGGTATGCCCCGCAATTCTTCATTGGCCCGCACCATCCGGATCAAGTCCAACCCCGACACCTTCGGCATCATCAGGTCACTAATAATCAGTTTCGGCCGTTGTTCTTCTAAAACGCTGTAACCTTCCGCGCCGTTGCGGGCTGTGCAGACAGGATAACCGGCGGATTTCAAAACATAGGACACATAACTGCGCAGGTCGGAGTTATCGTCTACCACTAAAATCAACTGTTTCTGGGGGTCAATGCCTTCGGGTGTTACGCCGTCTGGAATTGTTGCGAGGGGTAGATCCGGCAGGGATGATTGATCGTCGTCTTGGAGTTCCACTTCGAGGTCGGCGAGTTCCACGGCGGCGCGGGTGACTTGGACTTCGCTGGCCACTTCGAGAATTTGATCCGAGGGGAGATGGGTGGAGCCGTGGTGCAGCCAAATGATGAAGGCTGTGCCGGTGGTTTCCTCGGCGGTGGCATCGTCTTGGTGGATGGATTGGACGGTGATTTGGCCGCCGTGGAGTTCGACGATTTCTTTGACGAGGGCGAGGCCGAGGCCGGTGCCTTCGTAGGAGCGGTTGACGGAGCCTTCGGCTTGGCGGAAGCGGTCAAAGAGGAAGGGAATTTGGGAATCGGCGATCCCGATGCCGCTGTCGCGGACTTCGAGGCAGACGTAGGCTCCGGCGGGTTTGACGCTGACGGTGATGCTGCCGTTTGCCTCGGTGAATTTCATGGCGTTGGAGAGGAGGTTGTACACCACTTTGTCGAATTTTTCGAGGTCGAGATAGACGGGATCGCAGGGGGTGAGGTGGCTGATCAGGTGGAGACCTTTGCGATCGCAGTAGGGCCGAAAGGATTCTAAAATTTGCTCGACAAATTCCGTGAGGTCACAGGGGCGGAATTTAGGCTGCATCCGACCAGCATCGAGGCGTTGGAGGTCGAGGAGTTGGTTCACCAGGCGCAGGAGACGGCGGGCGTTGCGGAGGGCGATCTGGGTTTGGTCGCTGGGGAGGGGCTGATCGCGATGGGTGGCGGCCTCTAAGGGGCCGATCATCAGCGTTAGGGGGGTGCGGAATTCGTGGGAGATGTTTTGGAAAAATTCGTTTTTTTGGCGATCGAGTTCGAGGAGGCGTTCGGCTTGTTGGCGGGTTTTTTGGTAGAGGCGGGACTGTTGCACGGCGATCGCTGCCTGAGAGGCCACCGATTTTGTCAGTTCAATATCCGCCCGTGACCACATTCGAGGGAGTTCACTTTGGCGTAGGCTAATGCTGCCGATAATCTGACCATCGACGAGCATCGGCACGATCAACAGAGCGCGGGCGGGCGATCGCAACGGCAGATCACTGCCGTACTCATCACTGGCCTGCTCTTGCTCTTGCATATTGGTGATCACCACGGGTTCTTTGGTGTGCAAGAGTTGCTTTAAGACCGGATTGCCCGCAATTGGGGCGAGGGATTGGGGCAGTTGCGGCTGGGCCTCCTCACTGTCGAGGACGGCACCATCTTCGGCCCAGGTGGAGGTGCGATCGTACAAGCCCACACATTGCACATATTCATCCGCCTCTGTCCACAGGGACAGGGCGCAGCCGTCCACGTCCAGCGTCGTCCCCAGCCGCTTGGTGATTGTCATGAAAATTTCTTGGGGGTCGAGGGTGGAACGAATTGCTGAGGTGATTGTGTTGATTAGGGCTTCCCGTTTGGCGAGGGATTGTACTTTTTCGTAGGCTTGGGCTTGGGAAATGGCCAGGGCGGCTTGATCCGCCACCATAATCCCCAGTTGAATTTCGTCGTCTTCCCAGGGATGCTCGCGATCGCACCGATGCAGCGCCAACACCGCCACCAAATCCAACTGCGCCATCAACGGCACAATCAACGCCGACTCCACCCCCGCCGCCGCTAAGACAGGGTAGCGATCGCTCCCATCGGGCACCATCGCCAAACAATCCGGATTCGTCTGCACCTCCTGCATGACGGTCACATCCTCCTGTTCCCACACCATCGCGGCGTATTGGGCCTCGCTGAGGGGTGCGATCGTCTCTTCCTTTTGATAGGCCAAAATGTCGCTATCTTCGTCCACATCGACGCAGGTTTTCAAAATGCACACATCCACGTCGAGCAAATGCCCGACGGTATTGACGATGGTTTGCAACACCTCCCGCAGGGGCGACGAGGAGGAACCGCGCCGCCGATGTTGGGCATTGCGGATCGTGTTTGTCACCGTGTTGAGGAGGGTTTCCCGGCGTAGGGAGCGACAGAGTTCTTCCGTGCGCACCTTCAGGACATTGTGGGTGTCGAGGGCTTGGCGGACGATGCCCTTGAGGTGTTCCGCTTCCCAGGGTTTTGTGACATATTTAAAGACTTTGCCGCTGTTGATCGCTTCCACGAGGTCATCCACATCGGTGTAGCCCGTCAGCAAAATCCGGATGATGTCTGGGTATTGCACCGCCGTCAGGCTCAAAAATTCTGTCCCCGTCATGATCGGCATCCGTTGGTCGGAAATGATCACGGCGATGTCGGGTTCTGCGGTCAGGACTTCAAGTCCTGCCGGGCCATTGTCAGCACGAAAGACTTTGTACTCTCTATGAAAGGTGCGGTAGAGCAGATCGAGGTTATCTGGCTCATCGTCAACCACCAATATTTTCGGCTTTTTGCGTTGCTGAGACTTCATCCATCGATCTCCTACCGTCTGCGCCAGACTTCAGGAAGCCAAGGTAAGGTTGTTTTCACGTTGCTTATGGTTTCCATGCTTGGTCGTGACGCACCCCAACCAATGTGTGTGGGCATAGGATATTCTTCCTACCATAGTACAGAACTTTCAGGACAGCGATGGGAATTGCCCCCGTGGGATTTCATTGGGAGGCTGAAGGGGCGAGGAGTCCCCAACGGATTTGCTGAGCTTGGAGCCATCCGGAGTCTTCCAGGGTTTGGAGGGCTTGGTTGATGGCGACGAGGAGCGCACCGGTTTGGGGGCCTTTGGGAACGGCGATCGCTAACGGTTCACTGGACAGGCGATCCGGTAAAACGCGGTACGCGGGATCGCCTTGACTCCAGCCGACGAGGATGGTGCGATCGCCCACAAAGGCCGCCGCTTGGCCCGCTTCGAGAAGGTCTAGGGCGGCTTGGTACGAATCCACCCCGACCAAGGTCACGTCAGGATCACGATGGCGCAGCACTGCGATCGCACTTGACCCCCGTAAAACCGCGATCGGTTGCCCGACCAGATCAGCGAACTGTGTAATCCCTGCCTGGCGAGTAATCACGCTCGTACTGTTGAAATAGTAGGGCCGACTGAAATAGACGAGGCGCGATCGCATCGTCGTCGCCGTCACCCCCGCGATCGTGATATCCGCCTCCTCCCGATAGAGGATCTCGAAGCGATCGCGATTCTGCACCGGCACAAACTCCACCGTGGCATCGTCACCGAGGATCTGTCGCGCCACCGCCCGCGCCACCTCAATTTCAAAGCCCTGCAACTGGCCATCCGGCCCGACAAATCCCAGCGGCGGCGTATTGTCCTTCACCGCCACCGTTAGGTGATGGTCTGCCTGAATTTCCGGCCATTCTGTGGCATAACTGGAAAGCAAGGGGTAAACGGGGACTAGGGGCAGAGCGATCGCCCCCCCTAACACTGCTGCCCAGACTGTTTTGATCCGTCCGCTGCGTCCGATAACTCCCTCCTTGCCATGACCTGGTCTCGTCGTACATTTCTCGCGTGTTTCGGGGTTAGTCTGGCCCAACTTGCCGCCTGTCGTGCGTCAACCCCGGATGATGTTGCTGTTAATGTAACCCTTCCGGACACGATCCGCATCGGAATTTTGGCCCCCTTAACCGGCCCCCATGCCGCTGCGGATGGGCTGCCCCTCGTGCAGGCGGCGGAATTGGTGGTCAATGACGTGAACGACGCTGGCGGCATCGAGATTTACGGTGAACAACGGCCTTTAGAATTACGGGTTGCCGATGAGTTAGATCGCCCCGACCATGCTGTTGCTGCGGCCCGGCGGTTGATGTTTCAAGATCAAGTGATTGCGATCGTCGGCTTACCCCTCAGTTTTACCGCCATCCCCGTCGCCAACTTCACCGAAATGATCCCGATCCCGACGATCAGCACCACCTCC
Coding sequences within:
- a CDS encoding transporter substrate-binding domain-containing protein gives rise to the protein MLSSYATEWPEIQADHHLTVAVKDNTPPLGFVGPDGQLQGFEIEVARAVARQILGDDATVEFVPVQNRDRFEILYREEADITIAGVTATTMRSRLVYFSRPYYFNSTSVITRQAGITQFADLVGQPIAVLRGSSAIAVLRHRDPDVTLVGVDSYQAALDLLEAGQAAAFVGDRTILVGWSQGDPAYRVLPDRLSSEPLAIAVPKGPQTGALLVAINQALQTLEDSGWLQAQQIRWGLLAPSASQ